One window of the Candidatus Microbacterium colombiense genome contains the following:
- a CDS encoding FGGY family carbohydrate kinase, producing MTTVLAIDQGTSGTKAVVVDETGEVRALSEVSVRPTYLPGGGVEHDPQAVLDSVLRAGRVAVNQANIDIDVVTLANQGETVLAWDPDTGLPLSNMIVWQDRRSESVCTELRDHADEIAARTGLVLDPYFSAPKQAWLRRNVTTEGVVTTSDTWLLHQLTGEFVTDASTASRSLVLDLDTAAWDAGLLDLFGLADERMPTILACDDIAGSTTAFGGTAAVGGLIVDQQAALVAQNCLRPGEAKCTFGTGAFLLANTGHEAVRSSANLSSSVAWQQGGQTTYCLDGQVYTAASAVQWLEKLTFIDTAADLDRVAADDAQGVLCVPALAGLAAPWWRPDATATFTGMTLSTGSEHLVRAVLDGIAAQVAELARAMATDLGQPLQRLRVDGGLTQSRVLMQAVADLMRIPVDIYPSQHATPLGAAALARCAMNPELALDDAIVSWTPSHTFEPQWSDARAEEFSARWRTVADSFS from the coding sequence ATGACCACGGTTCTGGCGATCGATCAGGGCACCTCGGGCACCAAGGCCGTCGTCGTCGACGAGACCGGCGAGGTGCGGGCGTTGAGCGAGGTGTCGGTGCGCCCGACCTACCTGCCGGGCGGGGGCGTCGAGCACGACCCGCAGGCGGTGCTCGACTCGGTGCTGCGCGCCGGTCGGGTCGCCGTGAACCAGGCGAACATCGACATCGATGTCGTCACCCTCGCCAACCAGGGTGAGACCGTGCTCGCGTGGGACCCGGACACCGGCCTTCCGCTGTCGAACATGATCGTGTGGCAGGACCGTCGCTCCGAGTCCGTCTGCACCGAGTTGCGCGATCATGCCGACGAGATCGCCGCACGCACCGGGCTCGTGCTCGATCCCTACTTCAGCGCGCCCAAGCAGGCGTGGCTACGGCGGAACGTCACGACCGAGGGTGTGGTCACGACGTCCGACACCTGGCTACTGCATCAGCTCACCGGGGAGTTCGTGACGGATGCCTCCACCGCCAGTCGTTCGCTCGTGCTCGACCTCGACACCGCGGCCTGGGATGCCGGTCTGCTCGACCTCTTCGGACTCGCGGACGAGCGGATGCCGACGATCCTCGCCTGTGACGACATCGCCGGCTCGACCACGGCGTTCGGCGGAACGGCGGCCGTGGGCGGACTGATCGTCGACCAGCAGGCCGCACTCGTCGCACAGAACTGCCTGCGCCCGGGCGAGGCGAAGTGCACCTTCGGCACGGGGGCATTCCTGCTCGCGAACACCGGGCACGAGGCCGTGCGCTCCTCGGCGAACCTGTCATCGTCGGTCGCCTGGCAGCAGGGCGGACAGACGACCTACTGCCTCGACGGACAGGTGTACACCGCGGCATCCGCCGTGCAGTGGCTCGAGAAGCTCACCTTCATCGACACGGCCGCCGATCTCGATCGCGTCGCCGCCGACGATGCGCAGGGCGTGTTGTGCGTGCCGGCGCTCGCCGGTCTCGCGGCGCCGTGGTGGCGACCGGATGCCACGGCGACCTTCACCGGCATGACCCTGTCGACCGGCAGCGAACACCTCGTACGCGCGGTGCTCGATGGCATCGCGGCCCAGGTCGCCGAGCTCGCCCGCGCGATGGCGACCGATCTCGGGCAGCCTCTGCAGCGGTTGCGGGTCGACGGCGGACTCACGCAGAGCCGGGTGCTGATGCAGGCCGTGGCCGACCTCATGCGCATCCCGGTCGATATATACCCCTCGCAGCATGCGACTCCACTGGGGGCTGCCGCGCTCGCCCGCTGCGCCATGAATCCAGAGCTCGCTCTCGACGACGCGATCGTGTCGTGGACGCCGTCGCACACCTTCGAGCCGCAGTGGTCCGACGCCCGCGCCGAGGAGTTCTCCGCACGTTGGCGCACCGTGGCCGACTCCTTCTCCTGA
- a CDS encoding FAD-dependent oxidoreductase, with product MRSHSPSRPVAVIGGGIVGSALLYTLAHRGVDAVLLEAEPALALGASGTNSGVLHTGFDSKPGELETELILRAARIRPAILEALGVPVLHTGAELVPHGDADHETVRELAANAEANGVAVEVRDADGALLVPGESVSDPVAFALALAASAVAAGARVEVEARVVEITPIDDGLVLRTDDGRQFEVAAAINAAGLRADEIARLIGDDSFEIYPRKGEFFVFELPDGARLDRIILPVPTARTKGVLVFPTLDGKVVAGPTAVDLDDKDDWSVRPQAREEILAKAVLQYPPLAGLEPIAAYAGLRPAGRGSNYVIGHSAQNERLINVAAIRSTGLTASLGIADYVSELLPALGIEVGELRAPTVAEVPTAAGPWWRRTADHHDLTAH from the coding sequence ATGCGTTCGCACTCCCCGTCCCGTCCCGTCGCCGTCATCGGTGGAGGCATCGTGGGATCGGCACTCCTCTACACCCTCGCGCACCGTGGGGTGGATGCCGTGCTCCTCGAGGCGGAGCCCGCTCTCGCCCTGGGGGCCAGCGGCACGAACTCCGGAGTGCTGCACACGGGGTTCGACTCGAAGCCGGGCGAGCTCGAGACCGAGCTCATCCTGCGGGCGGCGCGCATCCGCCCCGCGATCCTCGAGGCGCTCGGGGTGCCGGTGCTGCACACCGGCGCGGAGCTCGTGCCGCACGGCGACGCCGACCACGAGACGGTGCGGGAGCTCGCGGCCAACGCGGAGGCCAACGGGGTGGCCGTCGAGGTGCGGGATGCCGACGGCGCCCTGCTCGTGCCGGGAGAATCGGTCAGTGACCCCGTCGCCTTCGCACTCGCGCTCGCCGCGTCTGCGGTGGCGGCCGGAGCGCGGGTCGAGGTCGAGGCGCGCGTCGTGGAGATCACCCCGATCGACGATGGTCTCGTGCTGCGCACCGATGACGGCCGGCAGTTCGAGGTCGCCGCGGCGATCAACGCGGCGGGACTGCGCGCCGACGAGATCGCGCGCCTGATCGGCGACGACTCGTTCGAGATCTATCCGCGCAAGGGCGAGTTCTTCGTGTTCGAGCTGCCCGACGGTGCCAGGCTCGACCGCATCATCCTGCCCGTGCCGACGGCGCGCACGAAGGGCGTGCTGGTGTTCCCGACGCTCGACGGCAAGGTGGTGGCCGGTCCCACCGCGGTGGACCTCGACGACAAGGACGACTGGTCGGTGCGGCCCCAGGCCCGAGAGGAGATCCTCGCGAAGGCCGTGCTGCAGTATCCCCCGCTCGCCGGACTCGAACCGATCGCCGCCTACGCGGGTCTCCGACCGGCCGGTCGTGGGAGCAACTACGTGATCGGTCACTCCGCGCAGAACGAGCGCCTGATCAACGTGGCGGCGATCCGCTCCACCGGGCTCACGGCATCCCTCGGCATCGCCGACTACGTCTCGGAACTGCTGCCTGCGCTGGGCATCGAGGTGGGCGAGCTGCGTGCGCCGACGGTCGCCGAGGTCCCGACAGCCGCAGGGCCCTGGTGGCGCCGCACTGCCGACCACCACGATCTCACCGCGCACTGA
- a CDS encoding HAD family hydrolase, producing the protein MITVFDLDGVLSRSDTMATLVFARLRARPWLIVPVAALAIVAALARADSTLRPRVNRAIVAVVLHGVGEQRYRQLVQRVAVRLARRRGNASASVMRELRAALGDGDCVVSTATEHALAVRYLEEIGLTGVTVHASTFTFGAQGPRFAWHNVGSNKVESFRRAHPDERIGTFYTDSATDLPLARRSARTVLVGASRRSIREFRRAGVPVEVWRGAHLQGS; encoded by the coding sequence GTGATCACGGTCTTCGACCTCGACGGGGTGCTCAGCCGCTCCGACACGATGGCGACGCTCGTGTTCGCACGACTCCGGGCGCGGCCCTGGCTGATCGTCCCCGTCGCCGCACTCGCGATCGTCGCCGCCCTCGCCCGCGCCGATAGCACCCTGCGCCCCCGCGTCAACCGCGCGATCGTCGCGGTCGTCCTGCACGGCGTCGGGGAGCAGCGCTACCGACAGCTGGTGCAGCGCGTCGCCGTTCGGCTTGCCCGACGCCGCGGCAACGCCTCGGCATCCGTGATGCGCGAGCTGCGCGCGGCTCTGGGAGACGGCGACTGCGTCGTGTCGACCGCGACGGAGCACGCGCTGGCCGTGCGCTACCTCGAAGAGATCGGCCTGACCGGCGTCACCGTGCACGCCTCGACGTTCACGTTCGGCGCGCAGGGCCCGAGGTTCGCCTGGCACAACGTGGGGTCGAACAAGGTGGAGTCGTTCCGGCGCGCGCACCCCGACGAGCGCATCGGCACCTTCTACACCGACTCCGCGACTGACCTCCCGCTCGCACGCCGGAGTGCGCGTACGGTGCTCGTCGGCGCATCCCGCCGATCGATCCGCGAGTTCCGGCGCGCCGGAGTGCCCGTCGAAGTCTGGAGAGGCGCTCACCTGCAGGGGTCCTGA
- a CDS encoding iron ABC transporter permease: MTTTTTLTTADRRSDNGTPVGGETVTTRRTLLGGFGLLLALVVAVAAVGLWHLTQGTSGVGGTDLLRALRGEEVSVGGVSAGDIFLGSRLPRLLAGIAVGFALGVAGALLQSVTRNALASPDTLAVTAGAYFALTAVAAFGLSVPLWASSGVAFVGGLLAAALVLGLTGRAAGTTTTRLILAGSAIAMALDAGTAMLLILFKENTTGLFAWGSGSLGQLNLDASLRAAPMIVAVLLIALLLSRRLDVLGLGEDAASSLGVPVRSTRGAAVLCAVLLTSTAVTLAGPIAFVGLGAPVLARLLAHRVTALRRHIFLIPTAGLLGALLILLADVALRAILGAEGATSIPTGIPTALLGGIVIVILALRMRDAGAARAIRAVRSTLRTRRRFVNVALIAIAALVVTIVVALLAGSLWLRTGDILLWLQQGAPDLVTRALDERAPRIAAAVLAGAALALAGVAVQGTVRNPLAEPGLLGITAGAGLGAVIVVTTGIGGGGRLMLIAFAIAAGLLTFGLITLLAWRGGLLPDRFVLIGIGCSYAISAVTAFLLLRSDPWETPRILTWLSGTTYGRSLPDVLPVAIVLLVAIPVLLSMRRQLDLLAIDEDTPRILGVPPERTRLGVLALAAVLASVAVVAVGTVGFVGLVAPHLARTLVGSRHGRVIPVAMVLGGLLVLVADTLGRTLIAPSQLPAGLMIALVGAPYFVWLLRRMRE, encoded by the coding sequence GTGACCACGACCACCACTCTCACCACCGCCGACCGGCGTTCCGACAACGGAACGCCGGTCGGCGGCGAGACGGTCACCACCCGCCGCACCCTGCTCGGCGGCTTCGGCCTGCTGCTGGCGCTCGTCGTGGCAGTGGCGGCGGTCGGCCTCTGGCACCTGACCCAGGGCACATCGGGAGTCGGCGGCACCGACCTGCTGCGCGCCCTGCGCGGCGAGGAGGTCAGCGTCGGTGGCGTCTCCGCCGGCGACATCTTCCTCGGCTCGCGACTGCCGCGACTGCTCGCCGGCATCGCTGTGGGGTTCGCGCTCGGGGTCGCCGGCGCGCTCCTGCAGTCGGTCACGCGCAACGCTCTGGCCTCACCCGACACGCTCGCGGTGACCGCCGGCGCCTACTTCGCCCTCACTGCGGTCGCCGCCTTCGGCCTGTCGGTGCCCCTGTGGGCCTCGAGCGGCGTGGCCTTCGTTGGCGGTCTGCTGGCGGCAGCCCTCGTGCTCGGACTCACCGGCCGCGCGGCCGGAACCACCACGACGCGTCTGATCCTCGCCGGATCCGCGATCGCGATGGCTCTGGATGCCGGCACGGCGATGCTCCTCATCCTGTTCAAGGAGAACACGACCGGTCTGTTCGCCTGGGGCAGCGGATCACTCGGCCAGCTCAACCTCGACGCCTCGCTGCGTGCCGCGCCGATGATCGTCGCCGTGCTGCTGATCGCCCTCCTCCTCTCGCGTCGCCTCGATGTGCTCGGACTCGGCGAAGACGCCGCGTCGTCGCTCGGAGTTCCGGTGCGCTCCACGCGTGGGGCGGCCGTGCTGTGCGCCGTGCTGCTCACCAGCACCGCCGTCACCCTCGCCGGCCCCATCGCCTTCGTCGGACTCGGCGCCCCGGTGCTGGCGCGACTGCTCGCGCACCGCGTCACGGCACTGCGTCGCCACATCTTCCTCATCCCGACCGCCGGTCTCCTGGGCGCGCTGCTCATCCTGCTCGCTGACGTCGCGCTGCGGGCGATCCTCGGCGCCGAGGGTGCGACCTCCATCCCCACCGGCATCCCGACCGCGTTGCTCGGCGGCATCGTCATCGTCATCCTGGCTCTACGCATGCGCGACGCGGGGGCGGCCCGAGCGATCCGTGCGGTGCGCTCCACGTTGCGCACCCGACGGCGTTTCGTGAACGTCGCACTGATCGCCATCGCGGCCCTGGTCGTCACGATCGTCGTCGCGCTGCTGGCGGGCAGCCTGTGGCTGCGCACCGGCGACATCCTGCTCTGGCTGCAGCAGGGGGCACCCGACCTCGTCACCCGCGCGCTCGATGAACGCGCTCCGCGGATCGCGGCGGCCGTGCTCGCCGGTGCCGCCCTCGCCCTCGCCGGAGTCGCGGTGCAGGGGACGGTGCGCAATCCGCTCGCCGAACCCGGGTTGCTCGGCATCACGGCGGGGGCAGGGCTCGGCGCCGTCATCGTCGTGACCACGGGAATCGGTGGCGGTGGGCGCCTGATGCTCATCGCCTTCGCGATCGCGGCCGGCCTGCTGACCTTCGGCCTCATCACCCTGCTCGCCTGGCGCGGAGGGCTGCTGCCCGACCGATTCGTGCTGATCGGCATCGGATGCAGTTATGCGATCAGCGCCGTCACCGCCTTCCTGCTGCTGCGCTCCGACCCGTGGGAGACACCGCGCATCCTCACCTGGCTCTCCGGCACGACGTACGGGCGATCACTGCCCGACGTGCTGCCCGTGGCCATCGTGCTGCTCGTCGCGATCCCGGTCCTGCTGAGCATGCGGCGCCAACTCGACCTGCTCGCGATCGACGAGGACACGCCCCGCATCCTGGGCGTTCCGCCCGAGCGCACCCGGCTCGGCGTGCTCGCGCTGGCGGCGGTGCTCGCCTCGGTGGCGGTCGTCGCCGTCGGAACGGTGGGATTCGTCGGACTCGTCGCCCCGCACCTCGCCCGCACGCTCGTCGGCTCCCGCCACGGACGCGTGATCCCCGTGGCGATGGTGTTGGGAGGGCTCCTCGTGCTGGTCGCCGACACCCTGGGCCGCACGCTCATCGCACCGTCGCAGCTGCCCGCGGGGCTCATGATCGCGCTCGTGGGCGCCCCGTACTTCGTGTGGCTGCTGCGTCGGATGCGCGAGTAG
- a CDS encoding helix-turn-helix transcriptional regulator, with protein sequence MDPTGAVTPGRGAWLREENTVVLHDVQVPHEIPAPFAILSESAFVAVPLEFDPHSHPLHELVWVRGGAMTVRLDDALVTVPDGHGLWIPAGMMHSGRMTARTVLYDAMFDPDRSPVDFADATVIAITPLLASLLTHLEGSHLDDDARTRAESVVFDVLAPSTQQLSLQVPNVARLDPIVSALLADPTDDRMLRDWADLIGASERTVARLFRAHTGLSFLQWRQILRVHHALSLLTEGLAVQEASELMGYAQSSTFIASFKRVMGVTPGAYLASIAAGRSTPATAV encoded by the coding sequence ATGGACCCGACAGGCGCGGTGACACCGGGGCGCGGCGCCTGGTTGCGGGAGGAGAACACGGTGGTGCTGCACGATGTGCAGGTGCCGCACGAGATTCCCGCACCCTTCGCGATCCTCTCCGAGAGCGCCTTCGTCGCGGTGCCGCTCGAGTTCGATCCGCACAGTCACCCTCTGCACGAGCTGGTGTGGGTGCGTGGAGGCGCGATGACCGTGCGGCTCGACGATGCGCTCGTGACCGTGCCCGACGGCCACGGACTCTGGATCCCCGCAGGCATGATGCACTCGGGGCGGATGACCGCACGCACCGTGCTGTACGACGCGATGTTCGACCCCGACCGCTCCCCGGTCGACTTCGCCGACGCGACCGTGATCGCGATCACTCCCCTGCTGGCCTCGCTGCTCACGCATCTGGAGGGATCGCACCTCGACGATGATGCCCGCACGCGCGCCGAATCGGTGGTGTTCGACGTGCTCGCCCCCTCGACGCAGCAGCTCTCGCTGCAGGTGCCGAACGTCGCGCGCCTCGATCCCATCGTGTCGGCGCTGCTCGCCGACCCCACCGACGATCGGATGCTGCGCGACTGGGCCGACCTCATCGGAGCGAGCGAGCGTACCGTCGCCCGGCTCTTCCGCGCTCACACCGGCCTGTCGTTCCTGCAGTGGCGGCAGATCCTGCGCGTGCACCACGCACTGTCTCTGCTCACGGAGGGCCTGGCGGTGCAGGAGGCGTCGGAACTCATGGGCTACGCGCAGTCGAGCACGTTCATCGCCTCGTTCAAGCGGGTCATGGGCGTGACGCCCGGCGCATATCTGGCGTCGATCGCGGCCGGGCGCTCGACGCCCGCGACGGCTGTCTGA
- a CDS encoding PadR family transcriptional regulator, translated as MAKLTRVTAPTLDVVQVLLGSAEPVWGLALAKAVERAPGTVYPILSRLEDLGWLVGEWEGDSDHTGPRRRYYRLTDEGRAEAAAVIAARQRRVVTVPSPRLAFGGSA; from the coding sequence ATGGCGAAGCTGACACGGGTCACGGCACCCACCCTCGACGTGGTGCAGGTTCTTCTCGGGTCGGCCGAGCCGGTGTGGGGGCTCGCCCTCGCGAAGGCGGTCGAGCGCGCGCCGGGCACCGTGTACCCGATCCTGTCGCGGCTCGAAGACCTCGGGTGGCTCGTCGGCGAGTGGGAAGGTGATTCCGACCACACCGGTCCGCGCCGACGTTATTACCGACTCACCGACGAGGGCCGCGCCGAAGCCGCGGCGGTGATCGCCGCCCGTCAGCGTCGAGTGGTGACCGTGCCGAGCCCGCGCCTGGCATTCGGAGGCTCGGCATGA
- a CDS encoding amino acid permease, producing MKRELGLYASFAVAFGFVSIATGIFTTYGAVLNSSGPRGIWAWPIAVVGQTMVALIFGALAARIPISGYAYQWVSRLANPILGWLTGWVSFAFLVIVVVAVDYTIAATILPELFGYSPTPANCWVITAVVMLLQAILVALSTKATNRVNEVAVTVQIIGMIGITVLLFAVGAALGRLDFSQLFATAPVAEAAYWDFGGLTNAGPFPLAFLLGAFTIVGFESAANLAEETKNPERVIPRAMVQAVIALGVLGMLFLIAVTALAGDTTELAKSATPVATVITSVLGPVVGKGLLVLVVISIFSCGLVITLSGTRLIWAMSRDERFPAWQVLRRVHRSRHTPVAATIGYFLITQAILAFFSGTSDALFILFSAATLLPAIIYAGTVLLYIVKRRSLPASKGFTLGRWEVPVLILASIWLVYELLIFRDVSFEQPRLYVGIMLVIGIAYLIYLIVTRGRNGLTMPDMADVDRSFDDDTVTPVR from the coding sequence ATGAAGCGCGAGTTGGGTCTCTACGCCTCCTTCGCCGTCGCCTTCGGGTTCGTCTCGATCGCGACCGGCATCTTCACCACCTACGGCGCCGTGCTGAACAGCAGCGGACCGCGCGGCATCTGGGCCTGGCCCATCGCGGTGGTCGGCCAGACGATGGTCGCCCTGATCTTCGGAGCCCTCGCCGCGCGCATCCCCATCAGCGGATACGCCTACCAATGGGTGTCACGCCTCGCGAACCCCATCCTCGGATGGCTCACCGGCTGGGTGTCCTTCGCATTCCTCGTGATCGTCGTCGTCGCCGTCGACTACACGATCGCCGCCACGATCCTGCCCGAGCTGTTCGGCTACAGCCCGACGCCCGCGAACTGCTGGGTCATCACCGCGGTGGTCATGCTGCTGCAGGCCATCCTCGTCGCGCTCAGCACGAAGGCCACCAACCGCGTGAACGAGGTCGCCGTCACCGTGCAGATCATCGGCATGATCGGCATCACCGTGCTGCTGTTCGCGGTCGGTGCGGCGCTCGGTCGTCTCGACTTCTCACAGCTGTTCGCGACCGCCCCGGTCGCCGAGGCCGCCTACTGGGACTTCGGTGGACTCACGAACGCCGGGCCGTTCCCGCTCGCCTTCCTCCTCGGGGCCTTCACGATCGTCGGCTTCGAATCCGCCGCCAACCTCGCCGAAGAGACGAAGAACCCCGAACGCGTCATCCCCCGCGCGATGGTGCAGGCGGTCATCGCGCTCGGCGTGCTCGGGATGCTGTTCCTCATCGCGGTGACCGCGCTCGCCGGAGACACGACCGAGCTCGCGAAGTCGGCGACACCCGTCGCGACCGTCATCACCTCGGTGCTCGGTCCGGTCGTGGGCAAGGGGCTGCTTGTGCTCGTGGTGATCTCGATCTTCTCGTGCGGCCTCGTGATCACCCTCAGCGGCACGCGTCTGATCTGGGCGATGTCGCGCGACGAGCGCTTCCCCGCATGGCAGGTGCTGCGCCGCGTGCACCGCAGCCGGCACACGCCGGTCGCCGCGACCATCGGCTACTTCCTGATCACCCAGGCGATCCTGGCGTTCTTCAGCGGCACGAGCGATGCGCTCTTCATCCTGTTCTCCGCGGCCACCCTGCTGCCGGCGATCATCTACGCGGGCACCGTGCTGCTCTACATCGTCAAGCGGCGGTCGCTGCCTGCGAGCAAGGGCTTCACGCTCGGACGCTGGGAGGTGCCGGTACTGATCCTCGCGAGCATCTGGCTCGTCTACGAGCTGTTGATCTTCCGCGACGTGTCGTTCGAACAACCCCGGCTCTATGTGGGCATCATGCTCGTCATCGGCATCGCCTACCTGATCTACCTCATCGTCACCCGCGGCAGGAACGGCCTCACGATGCCCGACATGGCCGACGTCGACCGCAGCTTCGACGACGACACCGTCACCCCCGTCCGCTGA
- a CDS encoding iron-siderophore ABC transporter substrate-binding protein — MPRTRLLAAVAVAGIAALTLTACGTTDVSAGDDTADAVSSQSCTDDTTTTSTGPVSLTDSLGRTVELDKPAERVVVLEWQQTEDLLSLCVTPVGAASTADYTTYVSAETLPDSVTDVGERGEPDLDTLYGTDPDLIIIEAYSADDELLKKLEERDIPVLATIGADGTGQIANMKKVFSLIGEATGRTERADQVLSEFDQHLADAKEKVADADLATTDFVFFDGWIESSNVVIRPYGEGALFTELGEELGLTGAWTNEINESYGSGGVDPAYGLAQTDIEGLTAVGDANLIYSNDGTAESYVTELEKSSIWTSLPAVKDGRAFEFPPGVWGAGGPRSGEQAIDAFVDVIVGK, encoded by the coding sequence ATGCCCCGCACCCGCCTCCTCGCGGCCGTCGCCGTCGCCGGCATCGCCGCGCTCACGCTGACCGCCTGCGGCACCACCGACGTCAGCGCCGGTGACGACACCGCAGACGCCGTGTCGTCGCAGAGCTGCACCGACGACACCACGACGACCTCCACGGGTCCGGTCTCGTTGACCGACAGCCTCGGCCGCACCGTCGAGCTCGACAAGCCGGCCGAACGCGTCGTCGTACTCGAATGGCAGCAGACCGAAGACCTGCTGTCACTCTGCGTGACGCCGGTGGGCGCGGCATCCACCGCCGACTACACGACGTACGTCAGCGCCGAGACGCTGCCCGACAGCGTGACCGACGTGGGCGAGCGCGGGGAGCCCGACCTCGACACGCTCTACGGCACCGACCCCGACCTCATCATCATCGAGGCATACAGTGCCGATGACGAGCTGCTCAAGAAGCTCGAAGAGCGCGACATCCCCGTGCTGGCGACGATCGGGGCCGACGGCACCGGGCAGATCGCCAACATGAAGAAGGTCTTCTCGCTGATCGGCGAGGCGACGGGTCGCACCGAGCGCGCAGACCAGGTGCTCAGCGAGTTCGACCAGCACCTGGCCGACGCCAAGGAGAAGGTCGCGGATGCCGACCTCGCCACCACCGACTTCGTGTTCTTCGACGGCTGGATCGAGAGCAGCAACGTCGTCATCCGCCCCTACGGCGAGGGCGCGCTGTTCACCGAGCTGGGCGAGGAGCTGGGCCTGACCGGCGCCTGGACGAACGAGATCAACGAGTCCTACGGCAGCGGCGGCGTCGACCCCGCGTACGGCCTCGCGCAGACCGACATTGAGGGGCTGACCGCCGTCGGCGACGCGAACCTCATCTACTCGAACGACGGCACGGCCGAGAGCTACGTCACCGAGCTCGAGAAGAGCTCGATCTGGACCTCGCTCCCCGCGGTCAAGGACGGCCGCGCCTTCGAGTTCCCCCCTGGCGTCTGGGGCGCCGGCGGACCGCGTTCGGGAGAGCAGGCGATCGACGCCTTCGTCGACGTCATCGTCGGTAAGTGA
- a CDS encoding ABC transporter ATP-binding protein, translating into MAAAHRSSATAQTGSPSPEGSRTPSRLSGDDLTLGFDRQPVVDGVSVELLPGRVTALVGPNGSGKSTLLRGLARLHPLSRGQVVLGAATDERDVSTLRARDFAQEVTLFAQSRVAPQGLSVREVVSFGRHPYRRRFAGMSDQDRAAVDTALRATGVHGMAERAAGELSGGELQRVWLAACLAQETGVVLLDEPTNHLDLRYQVETLDLIRDLADTHGVAVGVVLHDLDHAARVADDLLLMKSGRILATGAPIDVLTAENISAAYELSVDVSIDPRTHRLRIDPVSRHTPRLHESTPAAPPATERS; encoded by the coding sequence ATGGCTGCTGCCCACCGATCGTCTGCCACCGCGCAGACCGGCTCGCCCTCCCCTGAGGGATCCCGCACACCCTCGCGACTCTCCGGTGACGACCTCACCCTCGGCTTCGATCGGCAGCCGGTCGTCGACGGCGTCTCGGTCGAGCTCCTGCCCGGACGCGTCACCGCACTCGTCGGTCCGAACGGGTCGGGGAAGTCGACCCTGCTGCGCGGTCTCGCCCGGCTGCATCCGCTCTCCCGCGGACAGGTCGTGCTCGGCGCCGCAACCGACGAACGCGATGTGTCGACGCTGCGCGCCCGCGACTTCGCGCAGGAGGTCACCCTCTTCGCCCAGTCGCGCGTCGCCCCCCAGGGGCTCAGCGTGCGCGAGGTCGTGTCGTTCGGGCGGCATCCGTACCGCCGCCGCTTCGCCGGGATGAGCGATCAGGACCGAGCCGCGGTCGACACGGCCCTCCGCGCGACGGGCGTGCACGGCATGGCCGAGCGGGCGGCCGGTGAGCTGTCGGGCGGCGAACTGCAGCGCGTGTGGCTCGCGGCCTGCCTGGCGCAGGAGACGGGCGTCGTACTGCTGGATGAGCCGACCAATCACCTCGATCTGCGGTACCAGGTCGAGACTCTCGATCTGATCCGCGACCTCGCCGACACCCACGGCGTCGCGGTCGGCGTCGTGCTGCACGACCTCGACCACGCGGCGCGCGTCGCCGACGACCTGCTCCTGATGAAGTCCGGTCGCATCCTGGCGACGGGCGCCCCGATCGATGTGCTCACCGCCGAGAACATCAGCGCCGCCTACGAGCTGAGCGTCGATGTGAGCATCGACCCCCGCACCCATCGGCTGCGGATCGATCCGGTCAGTCGCCACACCCCGCGGCTGCACGAGTCGACCCCCGCCGCTCCCCCTGCCACCGAACGTTCCTGA
- a CDS encoding GntR family transcriptional regulator, with protein sequence MDTAEEFTPGRPGEPAYLRIAGELRTRIAAGEFPLGSPLPPERELCVELGVSRMTLRRALGVLEQDGRVHRDATRGTFVSEPRVQLRLGSFSQEVARAGRHPGAELFWAEERAADAAVAAGLDVAVGHPVYALRRLRRSNDEPLAVETTYYRADLVPGLLDGDLGGSLWEEVRRRFGLRVTRTSAELEVVVLDAETSTHLGSRHASGGLQLTRRTFVDSGACLEYAVDVYRADRVSLIIERSVDEE encoded by the coding sequence ATGGACACGGCGGAGGAATTCACCCCGGGGAGACCCGGCGAACCCGCCTATCTCCGCATCGCCGGCGAGCTGCGCACGCGCATCGCGGCGGGCGAGTTCCCCCTCGGCTCACCGCTCCCGCCCGAGCGAGAACTCTGCGTCGAGCTCGGGGTCAGCCGCATGACTCTCCGGCGCGCACTCGGCGTTCTCGAACAGGACGGCCGCGTGCATCGCGATGCCACCCGCGGCACCTTCGTCTCGGAACCGCGGGTGCAGCTGCGCCTCGGATCGTTCTCGCAAGAGGTCGCGCGCGCCGGGCGGCACCCGGGCGCCGAGCTGTTCTGGGCCGAGGAGCGCGCGGCAGATGCGGCGGTCGCGGCCGGCCTCGACGTCGCCGTCGGCCACCCCGTCTACGCCCTGCGCCGTCTGCGCCGCTCGAACGACGAGCCCCTCGCGGTCGAGACCACGTATTACCGCGCCGACCTCGTGCCCGGCCTGCTCGACGGCGACCTCGGAGGCTCGCTGTGGGAGGAGGTGCGCCGCCGCTTCGGCCTGAGGGTGACCCGCACCTCTGCCGAACTCGAAGTCGTCGTGCTCGACGCCGAGACCAGCACGCATCTCGGATCCAGGCACGCGTCCGGCGGCCTGCAACTGACGCGCCGCACTTTCGTCGACTCGGGAGCCTGCCTGGAGTACGCGGTCGACGTGTACCGTGCCGACCGCGTCTCGCTGATCATCGAGAGGTCGGTCGACGAGGAGTGA